In Deinococcus sp. QL22, the following are encoded in one genomic region:
- the coaE gene encoding dephospho-CoA kinase (Dephospho-CoA kinase (CoaE) performs the final step in coenzyme A biosynthesis.), with product MSTPPSRDLPPASPRRLGLTGSIGAGKSTVAALLRARGLTVLDADEQAHVVTREPETLAKIEQAFPGTVVDGVLDRAALGAAAFVDPARLAVLNGIVHPRVRARMTALELEATLRGERWLVQDVPLLFEGGLEVDMAAVLVVDAPLELRIARVMARNHLTREEVLARDARQTPAEQKRRKASYVIENVGELAELEPQVDAALRQLGIPVQPQHSTPRRTEEGGLSRS from the coding sequence ATGTCCACCCCGCCTTCCAGAGACCTGCCGCCCGCTTCGCCCCGCCGTCTGGGACTGACCGGAAGCATCGGTGCGGGCAAAAGCACGGTGGCAGCCTTGTTGCGGGCGCGTGGTTTGACTGTGCTAGACGCCGACGAGCAGGCCCATGTGGTGACAAGGGAGCCGGAAACGCTGGCAAAAATAGAGCAGGCTTTTCCCGGCACAGTCGTGGACGGTGTACTCGACCGGGCCGCGCTGGGGGCCGCCGCGTTTGTCGATCCCGCCCGACTTGCGGTGCTGAACGGGATTGTGCATCCACGGGTACGGGCACGCATGACGGCGCTGGAGCTGGAAGCCACCCTGCGCGGCGAACGTTGGCTGGTGCAGGACGTACCCCTACTGTTTGAGGGCGGCCTGGAAGTGGACATGGCTGCCGTGCTGGTGGTAGACGCGCCGCTGGAACTGCGGATTGCCCGTGTAATGGCCCGCAATCACCTGACCCGCGAGGAGGTGCTGGCCCGCGACGCCCGCCAGACGCCCGCAGAACAAAAACGCCGCAAAGCCAGCTACGTGATCGAAAACGTGGGTGAACTCGCGGAACTGGAGCCTCAAGTGGACGCGGCACTGAGGCAATTGGGAATTCCGGTTCAGCCGCAGCACTCCACACCAAGGCGCACAGAAGAAGGCGGCCTCAGCCGAAGCTAG
- a CDS encoding MarR family winged helix-turn-helix transcriptional regulator, translated as MTPTKTHQLLERIRTDWHREKPDIDPSPMLMFLLMARLQGALGRHVEQTYTPVDINPSGWDLLLTLRRSAPDAGLTPTELSNLSAITGASITNRVSRLIDKGLVERRGSETDRRSARIRLTKEGRELVDTLLPRHVKHEAAVLEALTPEERAEFERLARKLLAHMESAEAE; from the coding sequence ATGACCCCCACCAAGACCCACCAATTGCTCGAACGGATTCGCACCGACTGGCACCGGGAAAAACCGGATATAGACCCCAGCCCGATGCTGATGTTTTTGCTGATGGCCCGCTTGCAAGGTGCGCTGGGACGGCATGTGGAGCAGACCTACACCCCAGTCGACATCAACCCATCCGGCTGGGATCTGCTGCTGACCCTGCGCCGCAGCGCCCCCGACGCGGGCCTCACGCCCACCGAACTCAGCAACCTGAGCGCGATTACCGGGGCCAGCATCACCAACCGGGTGTCGCGCCTGATCGACAAGGGCCTCGTGGAACGCCGGGGCAGCGAAACAGACCGCCGCAGCGCCCGCATTCGCCTGACCAAAGAGGGCCGCGAGTTGGTCGATACGCTGCTCCCGCGCCACGTGAAGCATGAAGCCGCCGTGCTGGAAGCCCTGACGCCGGAGGAAAGGGCAGAATTTGAGAGGCTGGCGCGGAAATTGCTGGCCCATATGGAGAGTGCTGAGGCGGAGTAG
- a CDS encoding CTP synthase, whose protein sequence is MRYIFVTGGVVSSLGKGVASASLGALLRARGYKVTAVKIDPYINIDAGTMRPYEHGEVFVTASGAETDLDIGNYERFLDLDIPVGSNITTGQVYLEVIRRERAGDYLSQTVQVIPHVTDEIKRRIRAAGENAGAEIVLIEVGGTVGDIESLPFLEAIRQFRFDEGDDKVLYLHLTLVPYLGTSNEFKTKPTQHSVATLRSVGISPDIVMVRSKEKLPSDITRKIALFTSVRENRVFSSYDVSHVYEVPLALEEQGLGKAVEDLLGLERTHPNLGVWQNAVRVIKHPQREVTIAIAGKYTAMPDAYLSMLESLTHAGIANDARVNIKWINAEELREGDLEEQLGDADGILVPGGFGIRGIEGKIRAAEYARTRLTPYLGICLGMQIAVIEYARHVAGIEGANSGEFDEYAPHKVIDLMPEQLEMDGMGGTMRLGDWPMQLKAGTTIAALYGIPQGGTVRERHRHRFEVNPAYTAQLQAAGLDISGVTPGVSGRGAGLVESIEIPGHPFFVALQAHPEFKSRPMRPSPPFAGFVAAALAGKEGGQAATTAVQAQPVNAQPMNAQTDAAQENAEA, encoded by the coding sequence ATGCGATACATATTTGTGACGGGCGGCGTGGTCAGCAGTTTGGGCAAAGGCGTGGCTAGCGCCTCGCTTGGGGCACTCCTGCGGGCACGCGGCTATAAGGTCACGGCAGTCAAAATTGACCCCTACATCAACATCGACGCGGGCACCATGCGCCCCTACGAACACGGCGAAGTTTTTGTCACCGCCAGCGGCGCAGAAACCGATCTCGATATCGGCAACTACGAGCGCTTTCTCGACCTCGATATTCCGGTGGGCAGCAACATCACCACTGGGCAGGTGTACCTAGAAGTCATCCGCCGCGAGCGGGCCGGAGATTACCTGTCTCAAACGGTGCAGGTCATTCCACACGTCACCGACGAGATCAAGCGCCGGATTCGGGCGGCGGGCGAGAATGCAGGCGCAGAGATCGTGCTGATCGAAGTGGGCGGCACCGTGGGCGACATAGAAAGTCTGCCGTTTCTGGAAGCGATCCGTCAGTTCCGCTTCGATGAGGGTGACGATAAGGTGCTGTATCTGCACCTGACATTGGTGCCCTACCTCGGTACGTCCAACGAATTCAAGACCAAGCCGACCCAGCACAGCGTGGCAACCCTGCGCAGCGTGGGCATCAGCCCCGACATCGTGATGGTTCGCAGCAAAGAAAAACTGCCCTCCGACATCACCCGCAAAATCGCCCTGTTTACCAGTGTGCGCGAGAACCGGGTGTTCTCCAGTTATGACGTGAGCCACGTCTACGAAGTGCCGTTAGCGCTGGAAGAACAGGGATTGGGCAAAGCGGTAGAAGACCTGCTGGGCCTGGAGCGCACCCATCCCAATCTGGGCGTATGGCAAAACGCCGTGCGCGTCATCAAGCACCCTCAGCGCGAGGTCACGATTGCCATTGCGGGCAAATACACCGCCATGCCCGACGCCTACCTCAGCATGCTGGAATCGCTGACCCACGCCGGAATTGCCAACGACGCCCGCGTGAACATCAAGTGGATTAATGCCGAGGAACTGCGCGAGGGTGATCTGGAGGAGCAACTGGGCGACGCAGACGGCATTCTGGTGCCCGGCGGCTTCGGCATTCGCGGCATCGAGGGCAAGATTCGCGCCGCCGAGTATGCCCGTACCCGCCTGACGCCCTACCTGGGCATCTGCCTTGGCATGCAGATTGCCGTTATCGAGTATGCCCGCCACGTGGCCGGAATCGAGGGCGCGAATTCGGGCGAATTTGATGAATACGCGCCCCACAAGGTCATCGACCTGATGCCTGAACAGCTGGAAATGGACGGTATGGGCGGCACCATGCGCCTCGGAGATTGGCCCATGCAACTGAAGGCCGGAACCACCATTGCCGCGTTGTACGGCATTCCACAGGGCGGCACGGTGCGCGAACGTCACCGCCACCGCTTTGAGGTCAATCCGGCGTACACGGCGCAACTTCAGGCAGCGGGCCTCGACATCAGCGGCGTGACTCCCGGCGTGTCGGGGCGCGGTGCGGGTCTGGTGGAGAGCATCGAGATTCCCGGCCACCCCTTCTTCGTGGCCCTGCAAGCCCACCCAGAATTCAAGAGCCGCCCGATGCGTCCCAGCCCGCCGTTCGCCGGATTCGTGGCCGCAGCGTTGGCGGGCAAAGAGGGTGGGCAGGCCGCGACCACTGCCGTACAGGCCCAGCCTGTGAATGCCCAGCCGATGAATGCTCAGACGGACGCTGCTCAGGAGAACGCCGAAGCGTAA
- a CDS encoding tetratricopeptide repeat protein: MKRRTLGLLLAAALINGAAAQTPPTAPVPSQPVAPVTAPAPAPATPARPVRPPVANYVALGVFYYQQGKFDEAYVAFRAASEIEPNNPEALLGLGRSQVKLRLYTPALTTLRRLTTADRNNVSGYIALAQAYQQQFIGASDRTTITGNLAEALKVLTDAETVTNALAGPDKNLNLSKVWNERGYVFKLQGDGGKAIDAFKQASALNPENDVILFNLGDMYYATGNLTQALDSLQQAVIANPRDAYNRAYYAKLLALSGNTTAAKPEAAQAARLSPTNAYAVGQYGVVSYLSKDSATARLQLNQAVKLDPLRYPEFYYYLGRLDLDAADLRSARANLTRAAALGSTTPEYAYYLGLSYERGAGSVAPDRIKARENYERALKLSPSYKLAQEALARVR; encoded by the coding sequence GTGAAACGACGTACCCTCGGCCTGCTCCTCGCGGCGGCCCTCATCAACGGCGCAGCCGCGCAGACGCCGCCGACGGCTCCTGTTCCTTCTCAACCCGTGGCCCCGGTCACGGCTCCGGCTCCGGCCCCCGCCACTCCTGCCCGTCCTGTTCGCCCACCTGTTGCCAACTACGTGGCTCTGGGTGTGTTTTATTATCAACAGGGCAAATTCGACGAAGCATATGTGGCCTTCCGCGCCGCCAGTGAAATAGAGCCGAACAACCCAGAAGCACTGCTGGGCCTGGGGCGCTCGCAGGTCAAGTTACGGCTGTATACGCCTGCCTTAACGACCCTCCGCCGTCTCACTACTGCCGATAGAAACAATGTCAGCGGTTATATTGCCCTGGCTCAGGCCTATCAGCAGCAATTTATCGGAGCCAGTGACCGTACCACTATTACGGGCAATCTGGCCGAGGCGCTTAAGGTTCTGACCGACGCCGAAACCGTGACCAACGCCCTGGCAGGCCCCGACAAAAACCTGAACCTCAGCAAGGTCTGGAATGAGCGCGGCTACGTCTTTAAATTGCAGGGTGACGGCGGGAAGGCCATCGACGCCTTCAAGCAGGCCAGCGCCCTGAATCCCGAAAACGACGTGATCCTGTTCAACCTGGGCGATATGTACTACGCCACCGGGAACCTGACGCAGGCCCTCGACAGCTTGCAGCAGGCCGTGATCGCCAACCCACGCGACGCTTATAACCGCGCCTACTATGCCAAGCTGTTGGCGCTGAGCGGCAACACCACTGCCGCCAAACCGGAAGCCGCGCAGGCTGCCCGCTTGTCGCCCACCAACGCCTACGCTGTCGGCCAGTACGGTGTGGTCAGCTACCTTTCCAAAGACAGCGCCACCGCTCGCCTGCAACTGAATCAGGCCGTGAAACTTGACCCCCTGCGCTACCCGGAGTTCTACTATTATCTGGGCCGCCTCGACCTGGACGCCGCCGATCTGCGTTCGGCCCGCGCCAACCTGACCCGCGCCGCCGCACTGGGCAGCACCACGCCCGAATATGCCTACTACCTCGGCCTCAGCTACGAGCGAGGGGCAGGCAGCGTGGCCCCCGACCGCATCAAGGCCCGCGAGAACTACGAACGCGCCCTGAAACTCAGCCCCAGCTACAAGCTGGCGCAGGAAGCCCTGGCCCGCGTGCGCTGA
- the sodA gene encoding superoxide dismutase [Mn]: protein MAYTLPPLPYAYDALEPHIDGRTMEIHHSKHHQAYIDNANKALDGTEFADLPVEELITKLDQVPADKKNVLRNNAGGHANHSLFWTVLGGNGSGQPTPEVAQAITDAFGSFDAFKEKFEDAAKTRFGSGWAWLVVQGGKLAVVSTANQDSPLMGEAVAGVSGTPILGVDVWEHAYYLNYQNKRPDYLKAFWNVVNWDEVARRHAAAQ, encoded by the coding sequence ATGGCCTACACACTCCCCCCTCTGCCTTACGCTTACGACGCACTCGAACCCCACATTGATGGGCGCACCATGGAAATCCATCACAGCAAGCACCATCAGGCCTACATCGACAACGCGAACAAGGCGCTGGACGGCACCGAGTTTGCTGACCTGCCCGTAGAAGAACTGATCACCAAGCTGGATCAGGTGCCCGCCGACAAGAAGAACGTGCTGCGAAACAATGCGGGCGGCCACGCCAACCACAGCCTGTTCTGGACGGTGTTGGGCGGCAACGGCAGCGGCCAGCCTACCCCCGAAGTCGCGCAGGCGATCACGGACGCCTTCGGCTCTTTCGACGCTTTCAAAGAGAAGTTTGAAGACGCTGCCAAGACCCGCTTCGGCAGCGGTTGGGCCTGGCTGGTCGTGCAGGGCGGCAAGTTGGCCGTGGTGTCTACCGCCAACCAGGACAGCCCCCTGATGGGTGAAGCCGTGGCTGGCGTCAGTGGCACGCCGATTCTGGGTGTGGATGTGTGGGAACACGCTTACTACCTGAACTACCAGAACAAGCGCCCTGATTACCTCAAGGCCTTCTGGAACGTGGTGAACTGGGACGAAGTCGCCCGCCGCCACGCCGCCGCCCAGTAA
- the aceB gene encoding malate synthase A, translating into MTETLPAGLTLSAPVTPDQSGVLTPDALAFVADLHRRFNPRRLELLAAREARQLRLDAGEKPDFLPETAQVRAGDWKVVPPKADLNDRRVEITGPVDRKMIINALNSGAKVFMADFEDASSPSWANMVAGQQNLADAVRRTITLEQGGKSYRLNDQIATLLVRPRGWHLPEKHVTVDGEIVSGSLFDFGLYFLHNAAELLSRGSGPYFYLPKMESHLEARLWNDVFNHAEDTLGVPRSSIRATCLIETILAAFEMDEILYELREHSAGLNCGRWDYIFSIIKKFREDPAMLLPGRAQVTMEAHMMRSYSRLAIQTCHKRGAHAIGGMSAFIPVKNDEAANTRAFDQVRRDKQREAGDGHDGTWVAHPGMVALACEVFDELMPMPNQIGSAKQADFVVTAADLLRMPEGDISEDGLRLNINVALQYLRAWLRGAGAVPIHNLMEDAATAEISRAQIWQWLRHGATLSGGGQVTEALVERLLNEELDALGREEHAQAAALFHEVATVRPLVDFLTLSGYRELA; encoded by the coding sequence ATGACCGAGACTCTGCCCGCTGGTTTGACCCTCTCCGCACCCGTTACCCCTGATCAGTCGGGCGTGCTGACGCCGGATGCTCTGGCTTTTGTGGCCGATCTGCACCGCCGATTCAACCCGCGCCGTCTGGAACTTTTGGCGGCCCGTGAAGCGCGGCAACTGCGGCTGGATGCGGGCGAAAAGCCGGACTTCCTGCCCGAAACGGCCCAGGTTCGCGCTGGAGATTGGAAGGTCGTGCCGCCCAAAGCTGACCTGAATGACCGCCGGGTAGAAATTACTGGCCCGGTCGACCGTAAGATGATCATCAACGCGCTGAACAGCGGTGCGAAGGTCTTTATGGCCGATTTTGAGGACGCTTCCAGCCCCAGTTGGGCCAACATGGTGGCGGGCCAGCAGAATCTGGCCGACGCGGTGCGGCGTACGATTACGCTGGAGCAGGGTGGCAAGAGTTACCGCCTCAATGACCAGATCGCCACCTTGCTGGTGCGCCCGCGCGGGTGGCATCTGCCCGAGAAGCATGTGACGGTAGACGGGGAAATCGTCAGTGGCAGCCTGTTCGACTTTGGCCTGTATTTCCTCCACAACGCCGCCGAACTCCTCTCACGGGGCAGCGGGCCGTATTTCTATCTGCCCAAAATGGAATCGCATCTGGAAGCCCGCCTCTGGAACGATGTGTTCAACCACGCCGAAGATACGTTGGGCGTGCCGCGCAGCAGTATCCGGGCCACTTGCCTGATCGAAACGATCTTGGCGGCCTTCGAGATGGACGAGATTTTGTACGAGTTGCGCGAGCATTCGGCGGGCCTGAATTGTGGGCGCTGGGACTACATTTTCAGTATTATCAAGAAGTTCCGTGAAGACCCGGCGATGCTGCTGCCGGGCCGCGCACAGGTGACGATGGAAGCCCACATGATGCGCTCTTATAGCCGCCTCGCCATCCAGACCTGCCACAAGCGCGGCGCACACGCGATTGGCGGTATGAGCGCGTTTATTCCGGTCAAGAACGATGAGGCCGCCAACACCCGCGCCTTCGATCAGGTGCGGCGCGACAAGCAGCGCGAGGCAGGCGACGGCCACGATGGAACGTGGGTGGCGCACCCCGGCATGGTGGCGCTTGCCTGTGAGGTGTTTGACGAACTGATGCCCATGCCCAACCAGATCGGTTCCGCGAAACAGGCCGATTTCGTGGTCACAGCCGCCGATTTGCTGCGGATGCCGGAAGGCGACATCAGCGAGGACGGCCTGCGCCTGAACATCAACGTGGCGCTGCAATACCTGCGGGCGTGGCTGCGCGGGGCGGGCGCGGTACCGATTCACAATCTGATGGAAGACGCCGCCACCGCCGAAATTTCGCGGGCGCAAATCTGGCAGTGGCTGAGGCATGGGGCCACGCTATCGGGTGGTGGACAGGTGACCGAAGCTCTGGTGGAGCGCCTGCTGAACGAGGAATTGGACGCTCTGGGCCGCGAAGAACACGCGCAGGCCGCCGCGCTGTTTCATGAAGTGGCCACCGTGCGCCCGCTGGTGGATTTCCTGACCCTCAGCGGCTACCGTGAACTGGCCTGA
- the pucL gene encoding factor-independent urate hydroxylase, with amino-acid sequence MTRSNPVQPLTLPEVNTLSDQAFADAFAGVLEHSPQYARFAARQRPFADAEAVAAAFAAAVQQDSPDAQLALIRAHPDLAGKAALAGELTLESAHEQASAGLDRLTPDEYAEFHRLNAAYHEQFGLPYVVCVRENTKDSIFEGARRRLSNTPEQERAAALHEIARIARLRVLDLVHSEGMTPSKLPAKVKVKMGANNYGKADVRLFKVFRDAPRHEIKDVWVRVAMEGDFDAAHVSGDNTDLLATDTVRNTIYGLAVGGFTGSVEDYGKTLIRHFVSQGPKVARATAYFTEHQWQRLTVDGQEHDHSFVRQMPKHTAVVEGDGHTFTVTSGIDELYVLKTTQSGWEGYLMEQFTTLPETNDRILATVVTCKWEYAVPQCDYDAVWNRVYQTILDTFTDHYSPSVQNTLYRMGEAILTLCPEISRVHFSFPNRHHIRYNTERHGIENPNTVFHADAEPYGQIEGWVERA; translated from the coding sequence TTGACTCGCTCGAATCCAGTACAACCTCTGACCTTACCCGAAGTCAACACCCTCAGTGATCAGGCTTTTGCCGACGCTTTTGCTGGGGTGCTGGAACATTCGCCGCAGTACGCCCGATTTGCCGCACGGCAGCGCCCGTTTGCCGATGCCGAGGCCGTTGCTGCCGCCTTTGCCGCCGCTGTGCAGCAGGACTCGCCGGACGCGCAACTAGCCCTGATTCGCGCCCACCCGGATCTGGCAGGCAAGGCGGCGCTGGCCGGGGAATTAACCTTAGAGAGTGCCCACGAGCAGGCCTCTGCTGGATTAGACCGCCTGACACCCGACGAATACGCCGAGTTTCACCGCCTGAATGCTGCCTATCACGAACAATTTGGCCTGCCCTATGTGGTCTGCGTGCGCGAAAACACCAAAGACAGCATCTTCGAGGGCGCGCGCCGCCGCCTGAGCAACACGCCAGAACAGGAACGCGCCGCCGCCCTGCATGAGATCGCCCGGATTGCCCGCCTGCGGGTGCTGGATTTGGTACACAGTGAGGGCATGACGCCAAGCAAATTGCCCGCCAAAGTGAAAGTCAAGATGGGAGCCAACAACTACGGCAAGGCCGATGTGCGGCTCTTCAAGGTCTTCCGCGATGCGCCGCGCCACGAGATCAAGGACGTGTGGGTGCGCGTGGCGATGGAAGGCGATTTCGACGCCGCACACGTCTCCGGCGACAACACTGATTTGCTTGCCACCGACACCGTTCGCAACACCATTTATGGCCTTGCCGTAGGCGGATTCACTGGCAGCGTGGAGGACTACGGCAAGACCCTGATTCGCCATTTCGTGTCTCAGGGGCCGAAAGTAGCGCGGGCGACGGCCTACTTTACCGAGCATCAGTGGCAAAGATTGACCGTAGACGGGCAGGAGCATGACCATTCCTTCGTGCGGCAGATGCCCAAGCACACGGCAGTGGTGGAAGGCGACGGCCACACGTTTACGGTCACCAGCGGCATCGACGAACTGTATGTGCTGAAAACCACCCAGAGCGGCTGGGAGGGCTACCTGATGGAGCAGTTCACCACATTGCCCGAAACCAATGACCGGATTCTGGCGACGGTGGTGACCTGCAAGTGGGAATATGCCGTGCCCCAGTGCGATTACGACGCCGTGTGGAACCGCGTGTATCAGACCATTCTGGACACCTTCACCGATCACTATTCGCCCAGTGTGCAAAACACCCTGTACCGCATGGGCGAGGCCATTTTGACCCTCTGTCCCGAAATCAGCCGGGTGCATTTTTCGTTTCCCAACCGCCACCACATCCGCTATAACACCGAGCGGCACGGCATCGAGAACCCCAACACCGTGTTCCACGCCGATGCCGAACCCTACGGCCAAATCGAGGGTTGGGTGGAACGGGCATGA
- a CDS encoding IclR family transcriptional regulator, which translates to MTDADTARRPGRTRTGDTEPVRTLERGLTVLRMLGQHGALTLGDAARHAGLNASTAYRLLHTLQAQGFAQESAGLWQVGVQAFATGQAYLGAGGLIPAARPEMQALVAELGETVNLAVLQAPDVVYVHQEEGRGLMRMFTQIGARVPLHCTGAGKALLAWQPTEEVRRALGERSFQSFTPHTLTTPAAYLAELEGVRRAGYALDNEERELGVRCVAVPVLDSGGQTVAALSLSAPSSRLPDSRVPELAARLQRASRSISKSGTTRDASL; encoded by the coding sequence ATGACGGACGCCGACACCGCTCGCCGTCCGGGGCGCACCCGCACGGGCGACACCGAACCTGTGCGCACGCTGGAACGCGGCCTGACCGTGCTGAGAATGCTGGGGCAACATGGCGCCCTCACGCTGGGCGACGCGGCGCGGCACGCGGGCCTGAATGCCAGCACCGCGTATCGTCTGCTGCACACCCTTCAGGCGCAGGGATTCGCACAGGAATCGGCGGGCCTGTGGCAGGTAGGCGTGCAGGCGTTTGCCACCGGGCAAGCTTATCTGGGCGCGGGCGGCCTGATCCCAGCGGCGCGGCCCGAAATGCAAGCCCTCGTGGCCGAACTGGGAGAAACAGTGAATTTGGCTGTCCTGCAAGCGCCTGACGTGGTATACGTGCATCAGGAAGAGGGGCGCGGGCTGATGCGGATGTTTACCCAGATTGGGGCGCGGGTGCCGCTGCACTGCACGGGCGCGGGCAAGGCGCTGCTGGCCTGGCAACCCACCGAGGAAGTGCGCCGCGCCCTAGGGGAGAGGTCGTTTCAGTCCTTTACACCGCACACCCTGACCACGCCTGCCGCCTACCTTGCCGAACTGGAAGGCGTGCGCCGCGCCGGGTACGCGCTGGACAACGAAGAAAGAGAACTGGGCGTGCGCTGCGTGGCCGTGCCAGTGTTGGACAGTGGTGGGCAGACGGTTGCCGCGCTGAGCCTGTCTGCCCCTTCCAGCCGCCTGCCCGATTCCCGCGTTCCTGAGCTGGCCGCCCGCCTGCAACGCGCCAGCAGGAGCATCAGCAAGAGTGGGACAACACGGGACGCTTCCCTTTAG
- the uraH gene encoding hydroxyisourate hydrolase, translated as MSGSAGLSTHVLDTARGRPAAGIAIQLHAVEADGQRRLLNTAVTNTDGRTDTPLIERGSLTQGSYELTFHVSAYFEGLAGVSTPPFLDVVTLRFTVTDTTAHYHVPLLVSPWSYSTYRGS; from the coding sequence ATGAGCGGAAGCGCGGGCCTCAGTACCCATGTCCTCGACACGGCGCGGGGGCGTCCGGCGGCGGGCATTGCTATTCAGTTGCACGCGGTAGAGGCAGATGGGCAGCGCCGACTTCTGAACACCGCCGTGACCAACACCGATGGCCGCACCGACACGCCCCTGATCGAACGCGGCAGCCTGACGCAGGGCAGCTATGAACTGACTTTTCATGTCTCCGCCTACTTTGAAGGCCTGGCTGGCGTCTCCACCCCGCCGTTTCTGGATGTGGTCACCCTGCGCTTTACGGTGACTGACACCACCGCCCATTACCACGTTCCGCTGCTGGTGTCGCCCTGGTCTTACAGTACCTACCGGGGGAGTTAG